In bacterium, the DNA window TTTCGGCCGACGGCGCGCGGAGCTGGAGGGGCCTGGGATAGAGTGAACCGGGAGGAGGAGGCGACATGGGTCCCATGGAAGGCGTGCGGGTCATCGAGTTGGGCGTCTGGGTGGCCGGCCCCGCAGCTGGGGGCATCCTGGCGGACTGGGGCGCGGACGTCGTGAAGATCGAACCACCGGGGATCGGAGACCCCAGCCGCCTTTTCGCCTCGATGCTCGGCTCCGATTTGCCCTTCAACCCGCCCTTCGAGATGGACAACCGCAGCAAGCGAAGCCTCGTACTCGATCTGGCGACGAAGCAGGGCCGCGAACTGGGCCTGGAGCTGATCGATTCGGCGGATGTCTTCGTCACGAATGTGCGTCAGGCTGGCCTCGAGCGGATCGGTTTCGGCCCGAGCCAGCTCCTGCAACGCAACCCGCGGCTGATCTACGGCGCAATCACCGGCTTCGGGCTCGAAGGCCCGGACAAGGACGAAGCGGCCTACGACATTGCAAGCTTCTGGGCACGGTCGGGCATTGCCCACATGCTCACCCGACCCGGTGGTCAACCACCCTTCCAACGCGGCGGCATGGGTGATCACAACACCGGCCTGGCTGCGGCTGGCGCCATCTCCGCGGCCCTCTTCTCACGCGAGCGGACAGGCGAGGGCCAACTCGTTTCCACTTCCCTGCTCCGCGAGGGCGTCTACACCCTCAGCTTCGACCTCGCCACGGCCCTGCGCTTTGGCGTCGGCTTGCAGGTGGCCGACCGCAGTTCCATGGGCAACCCCTGCATCAACAACTATCGAGACAAGGATGGCCGTTGGTTCTGGATCGTCGGGCTCGAGGGAAATCGTCATTGGCCGCCGCTCTGTCGGGTCGTGGGCCATCCGGAGTGGGTCGACGACCCGCGCTTCACCACCCCGAAGGATCGCGCCCAGAACGCGACTGTCCTGATCAGCATGCTCGACGAGATCTTCGCCGGCCGGAGCCGCGACCAATGGGCGGAGGTCTTCGCCACCGAAAAGGACATGTGGTGGGCGCCCGTTCAGGACCTGGAAGAAGTCATGGCGGACGAGCAGGTGCTCGCATCCGGTAGCTTCTGCGACGTACCGGATTCCGGAACCACGACGCTCTTTCCCGCCTCACCGGCCGATTTCCACGGCACGCCCTGGGAGCCGCGCTGGATGGCCCCGGACCATGGTGAGCACACGGACGAAGTGCTCCAGGAAATGGGCAGGACGGCAGAAACGATTGCCGCGCTAAGGGCGTCCGGTGTGGTCGAGTGAGAATGGGGGCAATGACGCCAGGAGTCGCGCCAATTCTTCGGCCATGACCTGATGTCCGAACGACGTCAGGTGGACCCGATCCCACCAGAGGAAACCCTCGTCCCTGCGCGCCACCAGGGCGGCATGCAGATCGAGGACGGGAAGCCCGTGGCGCCCGCCGACCTTGCGCAAGATGTCGTGGCGCTCCAGCAGGCCTGCCAGACTCTCCTCGCCACGAGCCTCGATCGTATTCGGCTCGAGGACGAACACGGTGTGGATGCCCCGCTCCCGGTTGAATACGGCAAGCGTTTCCAGAGCCTGCTCGAGTGCCTCGAAATCGCGATCGTTGTTTCCGAGATCGACGACGACCAGCTCGGGTGCCCAGGCGCTCCAGGTCTCGGTCCAAAGGGGCACGATCTGTGGGCCCGTGAAGGCGGGGATGCCCGTGTTGATGCACTCCACGCGGGTCCCGGGCGATGCCGTCTCGTTCCAGCCGCGCTCGAGACGCGTCACCCAGGGTTCTTCCGCAGCTGCAGCTCCGGATCCCCAGGTCTGGGAGCTTCCAAGGAACACGATCCGCCGAACCCCCGGTGCGGGCGGAACCAGCGGATGCTCCCGGGCCAGGCGCGGAACGATCTCCCCCTCGTACTCGATGTGATTCTCATAGTCTGCGAAGTCTGGTTGCTTGGGATGCAGACGACCGAGGTAGATCCACTCGGTTGCGAACAGCAACGCAGCCATCGCGACGAGAACCAGTTCCGCGAGCAAGAGCACAGCACCCCCACTCACCTCGCCCCGTTGCCGTGCAGCCCGGGTCCCGAGCCACACGACACCCGTTGCGCCAAGCACGAGCAGGAGTGCAACCAACCCGACGGCTACAGCCCCTCGCCGGTTGGCAAAATGCTCTTCGACCGCGCGGCCATCGCGAGCCACGATGCGAAGGTCATCGACCCAGGCCTTCCGGCCCGCCGTGCTGCGCAACCCCAGCCGAACGCTTGCGCTCCCTGCCTGGCCGCAGGGGCCAAGACTCTCGCCGTCGAGGGAAACCTGCCCGCCCTGCCACTCGAAACGATGCCATTCACCGTCAAGAGCCCCCGACGAGGAAACGGGCAATGCGGAGCGCTTCTCGAAGCGCCCACCCGGAGCGACCCGGAAGCATCCGCCGCTGAGCCCAGGGCTGCGACTGAAGCGAACAGCGTCGAAGCCCACATGATCGTCTCCCAGCAGCACCGTGAACGTGCCTTCCCCGGGCAAGCGAAAGCGAAGCTCGATGCGTTCAGGGTCGAGGAGCTCGTGCCAGCGAAGTTCGTGGTGTCCGTGCCAGACGCCTAGGTCCAGGCGCTCACGAAAGAGCGCCGTGCGCGTCGTCATGAACGAAACCGACCCCAGAATGCCGTGGGAGAGGCCGATCTTCGCGCTCTGCCAGCGCCCGCCCGCGTGCAGCGTGTTGCCGACCTGCAGCCAGGTCTTCGCGAACAAACCCGCTGCCAGAAGCGCGAGCAGCACGCTCAACAGAACCAGACCCACGCCGGCCGAGCTGCGAGAATCAGCCGACACCGCGTTCCAAGACCGCGAAGCGCGCCCCATCCTCTCGAACAGGCTCGACGGTTCCTATAGCGACAGCCCCGGCGTCCCCTCCGGAATGCAGGGCCGAGAGGGTCTCGCTCATCGCGTCTCTTGGCACGGCGAGCAGAAGGCCTCCGGAAGTCTGCGGATCGAAGAGCACCTCGGCGACGGCATGGTCGTGCAGCGATGTATCCCAGGCGATGCCACGCCGACCCTCTGCATTCTGATCGTGAAAGGAGCTGCGCACACCGGCTTCCAGAAGCTCACGCGTGCCAGGAAGAAGTGGCAACGCGTCGACGAAGAGTCTCGCGGATCGGCTCCCGGCCTCCAACATCTCACCCAGATGGCCGGCCAGTCCGAAGCCCGACACATCGGTGGCAGAGCGAGCCAGACGCGTCGCAACCGCGGCGGCGTTGGCGTTGGAGCGGGCCATGTGATCTAGAACGGCCTGGAGCCATGAGCCGCGGGCGCGGCCCTGCATATCCGCCGCGAGCACCACGCCGGTTCCGAGAGCGGCTGTCAGCACCAGCACATCGCCCGACTCCAGGGCGCCGAGGGGCAACGGCCCGCGCGCTGGCGAATCCCCCATGATGGAGAGCCCTACGAAGAGTTCGGGCCCCTGGGTCGTATGGCCGCCGACCAGGCTCACGCCGAGCGGATCGAGCGCGGTTCGCATGCCAGAGAGCACCTGGAAGAGCGTCTCTTCCGCGCCGACTTCGTCTTCGTCTGGGATCGTGACCAGGGCCAGGGCATGGTGCGGCGTTCCGCCCTTCGCCTGCACGTCGCTCACCGCGTTGACGGCGGCCACCCGCCCCACCCACCACGGGTCGTCGGTGAAGGCGCGAAACCCATCGACCGTCGTGAGTACGACGTCGCCGCTTGGCGTTCGCACAGCCGCTGCATCATCCGGCGCGTCGAGGCCTACGACGACACGATCGTCGGGCGACGCCGGAGCGAGACGCGCCAGCGCTCCGGAAAGCGGGTTGGCGCCTACCTTGGCAGCGCAGCCGCCACACGGCATCTCCTCCATGCCCATCTCTTCGGGTGTCGGGAACTCCTGGGCGGCCGCACCATCCGCTTCGAGCACCTGGAGGCGTTCCATGAAGCGGCGATCGATCCGATCCTTGAGCCGCCAGACGGCGCGTGCAGAAAAGGCAAGTCCCCATTTGCCGCCGATCGCGCGCTCCCCACCGAGATTGAGAAGGGCCAGGAAATCGCGTTGTGGTCGATGCCGGCGCAAGGGACGGCCGGTCAGGGTGGCGCGAAGGTTGGCGTCGAGGGTGGGGCCGGCGCGCACCGCATGCACGCCCGCCTTTGGCACCCACGGATGGTCGGTCAAAGAGGCACAGTCGCCGACAGCGAAGAGGCCATTCGCTCCTTCGACTTCAAAGCTGGAAGCGACTCGAACGAAACCCGCCTCGTCGATTGGAAGAGGAGAGTTGCGGAGGAGCGGGACCGGGGCCGCTCCCGTCGCCCAGACGACGAGATCCGCTGGCCGTCGGTCTCCGTTCTCCAGGCAGAGACCCTTCTCTTCGACCGCCGAGACCCGCGCGCCGGTGACGATTTCGATCTCCCGCTCTCGCGCGGCGGCCTCTACCGCACGACGCAATCGGGGCGATGAATCCGGGAGGATCGGAGTATCCGTCGTGATCTCGATCCTGGGCGCAGCACCGACCGAGCGCAGTCGCGTATCCAGCGTGAACGCAAGCTCCACGCCGGCCGCGCCACCTCCAACGATCGCGATACGCGGGCCTCCTTCGACCCGTCGCACGCGAGCAACTGCATCGTCGACCCGGTCCACGAAGTTTCGGATGGGACGGGTAGCCAACGCATGTTGACGAACCCCGGGGAGCTCAGTCCCGCGCACCGCACTACCGACATCGAGGCTGGCTGTGTCGTAGCGCAGCGCCGGACGGCCGACGAACTCGATGCTTCGGGTCGAAGGCACGATTCGGCTGGCGGCCGCCAGGATGACGCGAGCTCTCGCCCGGCGCGCCAGGGGAACGACATCGATCTCCGCCTGTGCGACTTCGTACTCACCCGCCACGACGCCAGGCACCATCCCTGAGTAGAGCGCCTCGGGACGGTCGAGTACGACCGTGAGCCGCACATCCGGAAGCGGGTCCATCATCCAGCGGCGAATCACCTGGACATGGGCGTGACCGCCTCCCACCAGCACCAGGTCTGCCCGCGGCGACACGTTCATCGGAACCCCACAGCATCGAACATCGACTCAAGAGGTAGCGAATTGGACGACGCGGAAGCCCCGCTTGGCTTCAACGTTCTCCCGGGCTGGGCGTGTACCAGATCGGAGAACTCCAGGCGCGTTCCTGGATTCTGGGCCGATGGGCTTCGGAGCAGCATGCGCTCAGGGCATCGGGAATCTTCTCGGGCTCGGCGCAGTCGACCTTGGCTGCGATGCATACGTATTGACTCCACCGGCAGGTTGGATTCTCGAGCACACGCGCGTAGTAGAAGGCAGGCTCGCTCGGGTCGAAATCCGGGTCGGTCCAGACACTGCAGAGCGATTGGGCGCCCCCGGAGCCCGTCGGCTCACAGGTCGAGAGATCCACATCCGCGCCGCCCTTGGCACCGGCCACGAGGATGACCTCTTCCTTCGCCTCGCCCTCTTGGAGCCAACCCTTCACCACCTCGATGCGCTGCAGAGGCCTGCCTCCAACTCCGCCATCCTGCAGAGCCCATACGGCCAGCCTCGGCGCATCGGCTGTTGCAGGGCGGTCCGCGAAGTCGGAGCCCATCGCCACGCCGCGCTGGTAGCCCTGCGCAACGAAGTCCTCTTGCTCGCACAGGTCCGCCGGGTAGTCCCAACCGCCGAAGAAGCGGACGATCGGACGCGTTCCACTGGTGGCATACGCTTCGCGCCGCTGCATCGCTGCGAATAGCGAATCGCGACTGTTCTCCTCCGCCCAGAGCACGGCCAGTCCGCCCGGATTGAACTCGAAATCATCGGAGAATCCGACCGGAACGCCCTGCCCGGCACCGAGCCCAGCCCCGCCGTGCCCGGGATGGCCCTCTTCGGCCGTCATGCCCGGAGCGGCGATATGGCTATCCGTGCTTCCGATGACGCCGAACTTGAACGGGTTGGCGCCGGTCTGCCACCCGACTAGCAAGCCCTGCTTCAGGGCATCGCGAACGAAGCTACCCGCCGGCGGAACCTCCTCCGATACGAACATCGAGAACTTCGCGCCAAATCGGTCATAGGGAAGCTTCTCGAAGCCGCAGGCCTCCTCGCCAGCCCAACCGGCAGCGACGTCGCATTCGGAATCGCCCTTATGCTGCACCATCTCCACCAACGGTTCCCAACGCGAACGGCGCTGGGCTTCGTCAGCGCCGATGGCCATGCCGTCGTCGTCGGGCGACGCCACACCCGCGGACTGGAACATCAGCCCGCCCGACAGATTGGAATTGTGGGGAATCGTGAGGACATCGCAGCCATCACGACCCTCCACACATTCCCCCTGCAGGCGATCCCAGAGATCGATGGCCGATGGCGTGTCGACCCAGCTCGTCGGCATGGGCGGAACGTTCTCGTTCCGGAAGATCACGTTGCGATGGAGATTCTGCCCCGTGCCAACCGTCCCGGTCCATTCGTAGCCGACGAAACTCGTGAAACGACAAGCTCCCGAACGGTCGTAGGCCTCCTCGGCCGCATCCTGGATCTCCTGCCAGACGACACCCCGTTGTTCGGCACAGCGAGCACCTTCATCTCCGCACAAGCCCCACCGACTCTTGCCCACGAGGGTGCGCCCGGCCGTCAGCTGAAACGCGATCGATGGGAAATTGCGATGGGCGATGCAGACAGGGTGCCAATAGCCGTCCATCCCCGGCGTCGTGCACACCCGCACGGTTCCGAAGAGTTCCGCATGGTCACTGATGGCGGTCCAGTCGAGCGGGCGGTCGAGCTGGATCGTTCGGGTCGGCTGGTTGTCTTCGTCGTAGGGCTGGATTCCCATCGGGTCGCCCTTGGCGAAGCGGTAGGCATCTCGCGGCGTGTTGCGCGTATCCTGGGTGCTGGCATCGAAGGAGAAGGCCGTATGTACGTGGGTATCGCCGAAAAAGGGTCGGCGCAGGCGGTCATGCTGTGTGCAGGCTTCACGAGCTTCGGTTCGATCGAAAGCCAACCCGGCGGCCGGCATCGCCAGCAGGATCAAGCCCAACCACAAGCGACTCGAGCTCAATCGAGTTCCTGCATCATTTCCACCGCCGACGCGGCCAAAGCATCCACCTGGGCCTGGAAGAGATCCGTGTTGGCAGCGGCTCCCATCACGCCTTTCAAGTAGCGAGACAACACACCCTCTACGATGGCGGCCAGCCTCCAGTACTGAAACGCACGGTAGTAACTCACCTTCGAAACATCGCGACCGGTGCGCTCGGTGTAACGCGCAAGGAACTCGGCCCGGGTCGGAAAGCCGGTGCATGCTGTGGGCGAAATCGCGGCACCACCGGCGCTCGCTTCGGCTTCCCCAACCTCCGTCCAGTTGTTCATGATGTAACCAATGTCGGCCAGGGGATCACCGAGGGTGCAGAGTTCCCAGTCGAGTACGGCGGCGACCTTACCCTCGGCAAGAGACAGCATGTTTCCAAGCCTGTAATCGCCATGAACGATCGATGCGCCGATCTGCTCGGGCATTTGCGCCTCGAGCCCGGCAGCCACCTCCTCCATCGACGCCAGCTCGCGCGTCTTCGTCTTCTCCCATTGCGTCCGCCAGCGCTTGATCTGCCGGGCCAGGTAGCTCTCCTTGCGCCCGAGATCCCCCAGGCCAATGGCATCCGGATCGACCGCGTGGAGATCGGCCAACACCTCGACCACGTGTTCGCCGAGCCGGCCCCGCGCGGACTCATCGAGGACCCGCGTCGAGATGTCAGCGTCCGTCAGTACGTGGCCTTCGACGTAGTTCATCACGTAGAAGGGAGCATCGTTCACGCTCTCGTCCTGGCAGAGTCCGAGCGCGGAAGGCACAGGGACGGGCGTCGGCCCTACCGCCGCAATGATCCTGTGCTCCCGCCCCATGTCGTGGGCCGTTGCAATGACCGCACCGAGCGGCGGGCGCCGCAAGACGAAGGCGTTCCCGGCCGCATCCTCCACCTTGTACGTGAGATTCGAGTGCCCGCCCGTGATCAACGAGAAGCAGAGCGGCGGCTTCACATCCGGAATATTGCTCTCGAACCACGCTGTCACGTTCTCAGCGCGGATGCCCTTGATCGGTTCGTCGTCTGCCATCGCCCGGTACGCTAGCAGCCTCCAAAACACCGCGTCACGAGAGAATGGCCCCTCAACCCGCTCCGGGCTTCTCACCGGCGAAGAACGCTCGAGGATTGTCCACCAACAGCCATTCGATCTGGGCGTCACTCACGCCGGCTTCCCTCAGTCGTGGAACGATCCGCTCGAAGAAGTGGCTCGGGTTCCAGACCTTGATCACCTCGGCGTAGAGCTCCGGCGGCAGCGGCTGGCCGCGCCAGCACCACACGGAATCATGAGAAACGACCACGTGGCCGCCGGCGCCTGCTTCGAGCAACCGAACGAGCGAGGCGATCCGCTCCGCATCCGGATGCAGAAGCTCGATACCGAAGCGGTCGAAGCCGAGATAGGAACCGCCGCCTACGAGCTGCATGTGGTAGGCGTGATCGGTCGAACCGCAGGAGTGTCCGATCAGGATGCGATGGGGCGGAACGCCGTTCTCCACGAGGATGCGCTGTTGTTCATCGCCCATCGTTCCTTCGTCGGTATGGGTCGTGATCGGCGCCCCGGTGGCCACCGAAGCCTTCGCGGCTGCGAGAAGGACGTTCCTCTCGTAGGGCGTGATCTCCCCTGCGCCCGTCGCGACCTTGATGATGCCCGCGCGCACACCCGTCTCTCCAATACCGTCGGTCAGCTCCTTCTCGAAGAGCTCCGCCATGGCGTCGACGACGGGAGCGAAGCCCCCGCGGAAATGCCAATACGGAAACCCGCCCTCGTTCTGCTTGTAGAGCCCTGTTGCGCAGATGATCTGGAAGCCGGTGCGCCCGGCCATCTCCGCCATGAACTCAACATCACGCCCGAGGTCTGCGGGGCATGGATCGAGCATCGAAACCACGCCGTGGTCACGGATCTCGGCGATGCGATCCGTCACGGCTGCGCGCATCTCGTCGCGGCTCGGCCCCGGGTGGATCGTATCGGATTCCCATCCTGGGTAGCCGATCAGGAGGTGCTCATGCATGAGCGTGCGCCCGAGTTCTTCGGGCGAAATGGAGCCGGTGACGGTCTGGATCTGCGGGGCCATGGCGGGTTCCTCCGGCGGGGAAGATACACCGCTCTGCGGGAAGCGATGAGCTATTCCGGCGTGACGTAGGCCGCGGTGATCCCGCCATCCACCGCGAAAGTCGCGCCCGTCACGAAGGAGGACTCGTCCGAAGCGAGGAACACGACGGACTGGGCGATCTCCTGGGCCTCACCGAAGCGGCCCATCGGGATATGGACGAGCCGGCGCTGCTTCTTCTCCTCGGTATCCAGGTACTTCATCAGCAGCTCCGTGCGCAGCGGCCCCGGGCAGAGTGCGTTCACGCGGATTTCTTCGCGAGCGTGAATGACGGCAAGTTCCCGAGAGAGCGCCAGGACGGCGCCCTTGCTGGCGGTGTAGGCAAGCTGGGGCGTGGCCGCGCCAAGTGAGGCCACGAAGGATGCGGTGTTGATGATGGAGCCGCCGCCGGCCCGACGCAGGGCGGGAATGCCGAACTTGCAACCGAGGAATACACCCTTCACGTTGACGTTCATCGTCAGGTCGAAGACCGCCTCTTCGGTGCTCTCGGCATCACCATCATCGATATGCGAAATACCGGCATTGTTGAAGAGCACGTGGAGCGCGCCGAAAGAGCGCTCGGCCGCGGCCACCATGCGTTCGCAATCGGCCGGCTTCGAGACATCCGCCTTCACGAAGAGCGCCTCGGCGCCCTCCTCACGTAGGCCTTCAGCCGCCGCAGCACCCTCGGCTTCGTCCAGATCGACAAGGACGACCCGTGCGCCTTCCAGCGTGAATGCCCGTGCCGTCTCGAGGCCGATCCCCCGCGCTCCCCCCGTCACCAACGCGACTTTTCCCACCAACCGCTCTGCCATCGTCTCCCCGCCTAGCCGCCGATCCGGTACATCTCGATGCGCTCTCCGGCTTTGCGCGGGCCTGCCTTCCCGGAGCGCTCTTCCGAATAGCGATCTTCCCGTTCCGTCCAAGTGCCCGCGATCATCTCGCGCAGGGTCGCGTCACTCACGCCGGCCCGGAGTGGCGTCTTGAGATCCCGACCACCCTTCGCAAACAAGCACGTGACGAGTTCGCCTTCCGCCGAAAGCCGGGCCCGGGTGCAGCCGCCGCAGAACGGCTCGGACACCGATGCGATCACTCCGATTTCGCCGGATCCATCGCGATACCGGTAGCGCCGCGCAACTTCGCCGGAGTAATTCGGATCGACGGGTTCGAGCGGGAACTCCGCATCGACGCGCTCGACGATCTCGCGGGCGGGCACGACCTGCTCGAGCCGCCAGGCGTTCATCGTCCCGACGTCCATGAATTCGATGAAGCGAACGATATGGCCCGTCCCACGGAAATGGCGGGCCAGCGCGACGACATCGTCCTGGTTCATGTCTCGCTGCACGACACAGTTGATCTTGATGGGTCCGAGGCCGGCGGCTTCGGCCGCGGCAATGCCCGCCAACACCTGCTCGGGCTCTCCGCGACCTCCGGATGTGCGCTGGAAGACCTCGGGACGAAGCGAATCCAGACTGACCGTTACGCGCTGAAGGCCGGCGTCGGCAAGCGCTGCGGCTTGTCCCGGGAGCAACACGCCGTTCGTGGTGAGCGCCAGATCTTTCACGCCGGGGATGGCCACCAGGCCGGCAATCAGATCGCTCAGGTTGGCGCGCACCAGAGGCTCGCCACCGGTGATGCGCAGTTTCGTGGCACCCAATTCGACCGCAAGCCGCGCAACGCGCAGCACTTCTTCGAAACGCAGGATGTCCTTGCGCGGCAGGAAGCGGTAGTCCTCGCCGAAGACCTCGGCGGGCATGCAGTAGGGGCAGCGGAAGTTGCAGCGGTCGGTGACCGAAATGCGGAGATCACGAAACAGGCGGCCCCGGGCATCCGGAAGCTCTGTGGCCGCTGCGCTTCCGCCCCGCCCGGTCAGTCCGCGTAGCCCCACTTCTTCTTGTTCTCCGCCACTTCCTCGGTGGAGGGCGTCGGGTGTTCGGTGACTTCGGGCACGTCGAACGCATCCTTGTCATCGACGATCTTGGCGTTCTTGGCGACGTCATCGGCGAAGACTTCGGGAACGCGCTCATCCTCGAAGATGGCTTCCCAAGGGCACTCCGGTTCGCAAACGCCACAATCGATGCACTCTTCGGGATCGATGTAGAGCTGGTTCGGGAAGGCGCTCTTGTCGTCACCCTTGTACTCGTAGATACAATCAACGGGGCAGACCTCGACACAGGCTGCATCCACTTTGTCCTGGCAAAGACTCGTAATCACCCAGGGCATCGTCTCTCCTCAGATGGCTCACCCGGTCGGCTCACTCCTACCGGGCTCTCAACGGGCGGCCGGATCCTAACCGCTCCGGAGGGCTTGGGGAAGGAATCTTGACTCCTTCGTCCCGTATTTCTACCTTGCCGGCTCCTCACGACGCCTGTCCGGAGATCCCTATGAGCGAACCGAATGCCCACACGCGCATCCAGGCCCTGGTCGATGGAGACCCTGTGGTGCTGTTCATGAAGGGCCACCGCCAGATGCCCCAATGCGGCTTCTCGGCCCAGGTCGTCCAGATCCTGGACTCGTTGATCCCCGAGTACGCGACGGTGAACGTGCTCGAGGACCCGGAGGTCCGTCAGGGCATCAAGGATTTCTCGAACTGGCCCACGATCCCCCAGCTCTACGTCCGAGGCGAGTTCGTGGGTGGCTGTGACATCATCACCGAGATGTACCAGTCCGGTGAGCTCCAGCCGCAATTGCGCGGCGAGGGCTGAGCCCGCCGGAACCCGGGCTGCTCCGTGGATCCCAACGCCCCCGCTCCCGCGGTCTTCGATGTCGGAGACGAAGGCTTCGTCACCGATGTGCTGGAGGCCTCTCGCCAGGTTCCGATCGTCGTCGACTTCTGGGCCCCGTGGTGCGGCCCGTGCAAAGCGCTGGGGCCGATCCTCGAGCGGCTCGCCGAGGAATCCGGCGGCGCCTTTCGCCTGGCCAAGCTGAACGTGGATGAAGCCCCCCAGGTGGCCGCCCAGCTGCAGGCTCGCAGCATTCCGTTGGTGGTCGGCTTCCGCGATGGGCGGGCCGTCGCCGAATTCGTCGGCGCCCGCCCCGAGAGTGGCGTGCGCGAGTTCCTGGCCAAGCTCCTCCCGAGCGAGGCCGACCAGCTTGCCTCCGAGGGCGCCGACCTGCTGACCGGTGGCCAGCCCGAAGCCGCCGAGCAGCGCTTCAGGGCTGCACTCGACGCCCAGGATCGACATCCGCGCGCCCTGCTCGGCCTGGCCCGTGTTCTGGCCGGACGCGGGGAAGCCGAGGCCGCCCTGGCCGAGCTCGAGCGGCTGACGCTCGCAGACCCGGAAATCGAACAAGAAGCCGAACGCCTGGCCGCCGAGATCCGCACCCAGAACCAGGCTCCCGCTAGTGGCGACGTAGACACCGCCGCGCTCCAGGCGAAGCTGGACGCCGACCCGGACGACCTCGCCACCCGCCTGGAGCTGGGCCGCGCCCTCGCCGCCGCCCACGACTACGAGCCCGCGCTCGAAGCCTTCCTCCAGGTCATCCAACGAGACCGGGATTTCGCCGACCAGGCCGCCCGAAAAGCCATGCTCGACCTCTTCGAACTCCTGGGCAACGACCACGACCTGACCCACGACTACCGCGCCGCCCTGGCCCGCACGCTCTTCCGCTGATGCCACCCGGGGACGCACCCGAGGCGTCTCCGCTGTTGTTGCGCCACCGCGATATCCTTCCTGGATGGCACGTGGTTTCATTCTCCAGCCGACCTACCGCATTCGGGGGAATGTCCCGGTCGTCCAGCTGTATGGGCGGCTGGAGGAAGGCCAGCCATTCCTCGTCGAAGACGACCGGTTTCGTCCGTACCTGTTCGCGCCACCGAGGGCGGCCGCCGAGTTGGCTCAGCGAAGGGGGATCCGCATCGCCGAGACCGAGCTAAGCGATCTCCAGGGAGAGCCCGTCGTGCGAATCGAGGTGGCGACCCCCGCGGAAGTGCCGACGATTCGCGATCGCCTGATTCGATCGGGAATTCCTGCGCTCGAGGCCGATGTGCGGTTTCCGTATCGGTACCTGATCGACCATGACATCCTCGCGACGCTCGCCATCACTGGTGAACCCGAGCGCGTGCCGCTCGGCACCGGAGCACCGGACCTTCTTCGTTTCGAAAATCCGACGATCGAGGCTGCGGACGCCCGACCGGAACTCAGCACCCTCTCGATCGATATCGAAACGACGGCCGACGCAAAGCTCGTCTTCTCTGTGGCACTCGTCGGTTGTGGGGTCGAGGAAGTCCTGTTGATTGCCGACCGCCCCGTGCAAGGCACGACGGTCGTCGCGGACGAAGCCGAACTCCTCCGCCTGACGTTGGACCGCATCCGCGCACTCGACCCGGATGTTCTGCTCGGTTGGGCAGTGGTCGATTTCGATCTCCGTGTTCTCGCCAGCCGGGCGGAGGCCCATCGGACTCCCTTTTTCCTGGGTCGGGCCGACGAGGCAGTGCGTTTCCAGCGCGACCTGGGGTTCACACGCCAATCCCGCGCCGAAGTGCCGGGCCGCATGGTGCTCGACGGCATTCCCCTGGTGCGCGATGCCCTGCGCCTGCCCGACTACCGGTTGGAGACGGTCGGTCAGCACGTGCTCGGTCGCGGCAAGAAGATCGATCAATCGGCGCCGAACAAGGCCCAGGAGATCTACCGGATGTGGCGCGAGGACCCGGAATCTCTCGCCATCTACAACCTGGAGGACGCACGGCTGGTGCCGCAGATCCTCG includes these proteins:
- a CDS encoding CoA transferase, whose amino-acid sequence is MEGVRVIELGVWVAGPAAGGILADWGADVVKIEPPGIGDPSRLFASMLGSDLPFNPPFEMDNRSKRSLVLDLATKQGRELGLELIDSADVFVTNVRQAGLERIGFGPSQLLQRNPRLIYGAITGFGLEGPDKDEAAYDIASFWARSGIAHMLTRPGGQPPFQRGGMGDHNTGLAAAGAISAALFSRERTGEGQLVSTSLLREGVYTLSFDLATALRFGVGLQVADRSSMGNPCINNYRDKDGRWFWIVGLEGNRHWPPLCRVVGHPEWVDDPRFTTPKDRAQNATVLISMLDEIFAGRSRDQWAEVFATEKDMWWAPVQDLEEVMADEQVLASGSFCDVPDSGTTTLFPASPADFHGTPWEPRWMAPDHGEHTDEVLQEMGRTAETIAALRASGVVE
- a CDS encoding SGNH/GDSL hydrolase family protein gives rise to the protein MSADSRSSAGVGLVLLSVLLALLAAGLFAKTWLQVGNTLHAGGRWQSAKIGLSHGILGSVSFMTTRTALFRERLDLGVWHGHHELRWHELLDPERIELRFRLPGEGTFTVLLGDDHVGFDAVRFSRSPGLSGGCFRVAPGGRFEKRSALPVSSSGALDGEWHRFEWQGGQVSLDGESLGPCGQAGSASVRLGLRSTAGRKAWVDDLRIVARDGRAVEEHFANRRGAVAVGLVALLLVLGATGVVWLGTRAARQRGEVSGGAVLLLAELVLVAMAALLFATEWIYLGRLHPKQPDFADYENHIEYEGEIVPRLAREHPLVPPAPGVRRIVFLGSSQTWGSGAAAAEEPWVTRLERGWNETASPGTRVECINTGIPAFTGPQIVPLWTETWSAWAPELVVVDLGNNDRDFEALEQALETLAVFNRERGIHTVFVLEPNTIEARGEESLAGLLERHDILRKVGGRHGLPVLDLHAALVARRDEGFLWWDRVHLTSFGHQVMAEELARLLASLPPFSLDHTGRP
- the selD gene encoding selenide, water dikinase SelD, which translates into the protein MNVSPRADLVLVGGGHAHVQVIRRWMMDPLPDVRLTVVLDRPEALYSGMVPGVVAGEYEVAQAEIDVVPLARRARARVILAAASRIVPSTRSIEFVGRPALRYDTASLDVGSAVRGTELPGVRQHALATRPIRNFVDRVDDAVARVRRVEGGPRIAIVGGGAAGVELAFTLDTRLRSVGAAPRIEITTDTPILPDSSPRLRRAVEAAAREREIEIVTGARVSAVEEKGLCLENGDRRPADLVVWATGAAPVPLLRNSPLPIDEAGFVRVASSFEVEGANGLFAVGDCASLTDHPWVPKAGVHAVRAGPTLDANLRATLTGRPLRRHRPQRDFLALLNLGGERAIGGKWGLAFSARAVWRLKDRIDRRFMERLQVLEADGAAAQEFPTPEEMGMEEMPCGGCAAKVGANPLSGALARLAPASPDDRVVVGLDAPDDAAAVRTPSGDVVLTTVDGFRAFTDDPWWVGRVAAVNAVSDVQAKGGTPHHALALVTIPDEDEVGAEETLFQVLSGMRTALDPLGVSLVGGHTTQGPELFVGLSIMGDSPARGPLPLGALESGDVLVLTAALGTGVVLAADMQGRARGSWLQAVLDHMARSNANAAAVATRLARSATDVSGFGLAGHLGEMLEAGSRSARLFVDALPLLPGTRELLEAGVRSSFHDQNAEGRRGIAWDTSLHDHAVAEVLFDPQTSGGLLLAVPRDAMSETLSALHSGGDAGAVAIGTVEPVREDGARFAVLERGVG